A window of Mucilaginibacter robiniae genomic DNA:
AGGTGTATAAGAAGAAGTTAGCGGATCTTCCAGCCAAATATCGCCATCCAGAGGCATGTCATAAATCAGGCAGGCTTCTTCCCAATGGTGGGCTGCGTCACATGGTTGCTTAATTTTTCCAGAACTATAATTTTCCCAGCTAGGCAACAACCCTCCCATTATATATTGTACATTCAGGTGATGACCATATTCTAATTCTAGTTTACGCAACACAGGCTGAATGCCCCAACAGGTAGAACAAATAGGATCTGTAAAATACAACACATCCACCTTGGTATCTTTTTGGCTTTTTGCTTTTTTCTGTTCAATAAGCGGTGTAATTAAACTCTGCTGAGTGTGGCTGTGCGGATGTAAAAACTGTTTTTTCAAATCGCGCCCTAGTTGTAATTGTTGTGCGATGATTTCAGCACGCGATTGATGGTACTTATTGAAAGCTTCTTCTAAAGAGTTGCTTTTAGTTATATACGACACTAAGGTTTGCGCATCAATAAGGGCATTGGTAGTTCCTGCACTAGTAAATGGTAAAGCTAAATGTGCAGCATCACCGATTAAAACCACATTGCTACGATGAAATGCAGGCAATACATCAAAATCACGAGTGTGCCAGATATAAGTGCTTGAAAAATTGTTATGTTCAAGCACCTCATGAACTACCTGCGGGAAATCATTCAAAATATTCTTGCAAAAAGCAGCCAGCTCTTCTGCCGAAGGTTCTGTTATATCAGCAATCAGCGGATCATATTGAATAAACCAGACAAACTCCTGATCTGCTGCCGGGATTAGCCCAAATGATAATCCTTTTGTCCGATCCTGAAATTTAGTAAACTGATGAATGTACGGTTCTTTTAAATCTTTGCAGTTTGAGATCCCAACAATTTCCTTTACTTCAACAGGGGTGTAATTTGCAGGACCGAATAATTGATTACGCACTTTAGAATTGCCGCCATCAGCCCCGATGAAAATATCTCCATATTCTACCTCACCATTGGTAAAAACAGCAGCTATAGCTTGATCATCTTCATACAAAAAATGTGAAAACGCACTGCTTTCTTTCACCTGATGTGCTGGCAACAATTCTCTGAGGTATTTGATTAGATCAACCCTTTTGATACAATACCAAGCATCCAACTGCTCGTTCTTCAATTCGGTATGATCAATACTGTTTAAGCTGTAGGTAGCTAAACTACTTGCAGGTAGCTGCACAGTATTAGTGCCTTTTAGTTCATTTACAATGTTTAGTCCATCTTCATGCATCAAGAAAGCATGGCCCCTGTTGGGTATGCCTGCAGTTCTTTCGCAAATTACAACTTCAAAATTTTGTTGATTCAGCAGTATACCAGCAGTTAAGCCGGCAATGCCGCCCCCAATTATTACAACTTTCATACTATTTAAGCAACAGCTTGTTTGATTCTTGAAAATGCTTCTTGTAAAATTTCTGCTGATGTAGCAAAACTCAAACGTATATACCCTTCTGCACCTGGTCCAAACCATTCTTTCAATCCTGGCACAACGGCTACTTTGGCTTTATCCATAAGTAACGTCTGCATTCCTTGGCTGGTTTTTCCGGTACTTGAAATATTAGCAAAGGCTACATAACAACCTTCGGCCGCTATACATGTAAAACCAGGTAAGGCATTCAACTCGTTAATGCACAAATCACGCATAGCTTGTAAATGAATTAGAAAATCATTAAGCCAATACTCACATTGGGTCAAAGCAGTTGTGGCGGCCACCTGCGAGAGCACATTTGCACCATGAATAGTAGAACGGTGCAAGGAAACATTCATTAGCCTCTCATAATGCTGTACATTTGATGCCATTACTGCACCAATACGTAAACCTGCCAGCCCATATGATTTACTAAAACCAGTAATAGTAATTGTAGAATTTCTGATTTCTTCACTAATGGAAGCAATGCTTGTGAACTGATGAGGTGTAAAAACAATATCACTCCAGATTTCATCTGATAAGATAATAAGGTTGTGCTTACAAGCAATTTTTCCAAGTTGCTCTAGTTCCGTATGTTTGAAAACCTTACCTGTAGGGTTTAATGGATTACACAAACAGATCAATCTTGTTTTTGGTGTTATTAGCTGCTCTAATTGGCTAAAATCCACATTATCAACACCTGCCGGAATAGCAAAAGGAACGGCCACTCCGCCTACTGTTTCTACAGAATACCGGAATAAGAAATCAACAGGATCAAATATAATAGCTTCGTCGCCGCCAGAGAGAAATGCTTTGCAGGTAATGTAAATACCGAATGCAGCGCTATCTACCGGCAATATAAAATCGGGCAAAGCCGGGATACTGCGTTTATTTTGAAAGTAGGCTGCCATACTTTCTTTAAACATTGGCAAGCCTTCAGGTGGCGTATAGCAGAAGTACTGCTCACGTGCATATCGAGCTATAGCTTCACCTATTTCAGGAGCACTCGGAAAATCGGGATCGGCAGCTGTTAAGGGGATAACGCCCTCGGGCAACGTTGCCCATCGTAAATTATAAGCTCTCTTTTTTAGAATTTCTAACTGAATAGAACTTTGTGTAAACATAGGTGCAGAAATAGCAATTGTAGTACTAGTTGTAGGTCATAAATATATAACAGAATTAACAAACTCAAAAGTACTATCTATGCATCTTGCATTATATTCATAAATTTATCTTGTGTTAAAGGTTTGATAATGAAATCGTCCACAACCGACAATTCCTTAGCTCGTTCAATATCATACGGGGAAATGGAAGATGAAAAAATGTACAACTTGACTTTCTTGGCTAAATCAGGCTGAATGGTCTTAAATTCTTCAACAAACTCCCAACCGTCCATTACGGGCATATTCAGATCTAAAAAAATCAGGTCGGGTAACTGCTCTTTCTGACTACTTATTTTTTTTAAATGCTCCAGCCCCTCCAAACCATCCTGAAACTCCGTAATATCGGCTGTAAAGCCAATAGTCTGAATCATTTTTTTAGTCAAGAAAACGAAGAGCATGTCATCATCAATAATAAAGATTTTAGGTAACAAGCTCATATTATTTGGTTTTTAAAAGCAACATAAAAACAAGCACCTTCATCAGGTGTGCTTTCCACCCATATCTCGCCTCCCATAGCTTCAATTTGTGTTTTCGTCATATACAGGCCAAACCCTTTGGCATTAGGATGTCGGTGAAATACTTTTCCAATTTTGAAAATGCTATCCTTATGCTTAGCAATGTCAATACCCAAGCCATTATCCTTTACCGAAAAGGTAATAATATCATTTTCTCTACGTGTTCGCAGTTGTATAATCGGCTTCCTTTTAGGTGAATGATATTTTAATGCATTACTAATGAGATTATGGCAAATACT
This region includes:
- a CDS encoding pyridoxal phosphate-dependent aminotransferase; the encoded protein is MFTQSSIQLEILKKRAYNLRWATLPEGVIPLTAADPDFPSAPEIGEAIARYAREQYFCYTPPEGLPMFKESMAAYFQNKRSIPALPDFILPVDSAAFGIYITCKAFLSGGDEAIIFDPVDFLFRYSVETVGGVAVPFAIPAGVDNVDFSQLEQLITPKTRLICLCNPLNPTGKVFKHTELEQLGKIACKHNLIILSDEIWSDIVFTPHQFTSIASISEEIRNSTITITGFSKSYGLAGLRIGAVMASNVQHYERLMNVSLHRSTIHGANVLSQVAATTALTQCEYWLNDFLIHLQAMRDLCINELNALPGFTCIAAEGCYVAFANISSTGKTSQGMQTLLMDKAKVAVVPGLKEWFGPGAEGYIRLSFATSAEILQEAFSRIKQAVA
- a CDS encoding response regulator; protein product: MSLLPKIFIIDDDMLFVFLTKKMIQTIGFTADITEFQDGLEGLEHLKKISSQKEQLPDLIFLDLNMPVMDGWEFVEEFKTIQPDLAKKVKLYIFSSSISPYDIERAKELSVVDDFIIKPLTQDKFMNIMQDA
- a CDS encoding DsbA family protein; amino-acid sequence: MKVVIIGGGIAGLTAGILLNQQNFEVVICERTAGIPNRGHAFLMHEDGLNIVNELKGTNTVQLPASSLATYSLNSIDHTELKNEQLDAWYCIKRVDLIKYLRELLPAHQVKESSAFSHFLYEDDQAIAAVFTNGEVEYGDIFIGADGGNSKVRNQLFGPANYTPVEVKEIVGISNCKDLKEPYIHQFTKFQDRTKGLSFGLIPAADQEFVWFIQYDPLIADITEPSAEELAAFCKNILNDFPQVVHEVLEHNNFSSTYIWHTRDFDVLPAFHRSNVVLIGDAAHLALPFTSAGTTNALIDAQTLVSYITKSNSLEEAFNKYHQSRAEIIAQQLQLGRDLKKQFLHPHSHTQQSLITPLIEQKKAKSQKDTKVDVLYFTDPICSTCWGIQPVLRKLELEYGHHLNVQYIMGGLLPSWENYSSGKIKQPCDAAHHWEEACLIYDMPLDGDIWLEDPLTSSYTPSIAFKAAQLQSITKAKLFLRELQELVFVKKKNITHWNNLEQAAVKSGLNIEQLLEDIKSLAHDNFKEDLLLTQKYGVYSFPTLLFSKGSKPALIVKGYQPYEKFEETILSLEPSAQKKLMNNDAKAPFLHFPTLTAKEFAFLSNSSKEEAQAMLDELVSKELIQKDESKSGVLWVSKIYKNNQ